A single window of Phycisphaeraceae bacterium DNA harbors:
- a CDS encoding phenylalanine 4-monooxygenase has protein sequence MSSIQHRVIDSEEARRAIAAAEASEGLHADQIDIESMVITQHWDRYSEEDHEVWRILFDKRMKQLETAASDVFLKGLAIINLNRNQVPDLREVNANLKPMTGWQSRGVPGYLPAKSFFAFLAQRQFPTTVSVRPKTSMDYLPEPDIIHDVFGHVPLHADPVFADFLQTYGQAALHTHDPVHTERLARLFWFTVEFGLIREDGRLKLYGSGLISSEGEGHHSLESPDVDRRPFNLEKVCNTSFEIDHYQPILYVLESFEQLRDAMNSYAEMILNEPAAR, from the coding sequence ATGTCCAGCATCCAGCACCGTGTGATCGATTCCGAAGAAGCCCGTCGCGCGATCGCCGCCGCCGAGGCGTCGGAGGGGCTGCACGCCGACCAGATCGACATCGAGTCGATGGTCATCACGCAGCACTGGGACCGGTACTCCGAGGAAGACCACGAGGTCTGGCGCATCCTGTTCGACAAGCGGATGAAGCAGTTGGAGACCGCCGCGTCGGACGTGTTCCTCAAGGGCCTGGCGATCATCAACCTGAACCGCAACCAGGTGCCCGACCTGCGCGAGGTCAACGCCAACCTCAAGCCGATGACCGGCTGGCAGTCGCGCGGCGTGCCGGGGTACCTGCCGGCCAAGTCCTTCTTCGCGTTCCTCGCGCAGCGACAGTTCCCTACGACCGTCAGCGTGCGCCCCAAGACGAGCATGGACTACCTGCCCGAACCCGACATCATCCACGATGTCTTCGGGCACGTGCCCCTCCACGCCGACCCGGTGTTCGCCGACTTCCTCCAGACCTACGGCCAGGCGGCGCTCCACACCCACGACCCCGTCCACACCGAGCGCCTCGCGCGCCTGTTCTGGTTCACCGTCGAGTTCGGGCTCATCCGCGAGGACGGGCGGCTGAAGTTGTACGGCAGCGGGCTGATCTCGTCGGAGGGCGAGGGCCACCACTCGCTCGAGTCTCCCGATGTCGACCGGCGCCCGTTCAACCTCGAGAAGGTGTGCAACACCTCGTTCGAGATCGACCACTATCAGCCGATCCTGTACGTGCTGGAGTCGTTCGAGCAACTGCGCGACGCGATGAACTCGTACGCGGAGATGATCCTCAACGAGCCGGCGGCGAGATAG
- the odhB gene encoding 2-oxoglutarate dehydrogenase complex dihydrolipoyllysine-residue succinyltransferase yields the protein MATDIVIPALGESITEGVIASWLIADGQFVERDQPVLELETDKITMELPAPAAGTVSHKAAEGDTVQVGSVVGAIDESASKPAGAPQKAAEPASEKKAQPAPVGAGAPAKPTGVATPPVAAPAAPQNDPAKHQLPGRPNRGPLEHAGGDDDVHATPLARKIAQERGVDLHSIAGTGPSGRVREQDVLAFIQSHQNGATASAGAPGAPGAPAAPAKKGSRSSSREKMTPLRQRIATRLVEAQHTAAMLTTFNECDMSGVMALRSKHKEAFEKRHGIGLGFMSFFVKAAVSALQKYQLVNAFIVEGEKGPEVEKHDYCDIAVAVGTPKGLVVPVVRNCETLSFAGVESAIKDLAVKARDGKLTLEDMQGGTFTISNGGVYGSMMSTPILNPPQSGILGMHNIIRRPIENPDKPGSGEVVVRPMMYLALSYDHRIVDGAEAVGFLKHIKECIEDPARLLFDM from the coding sequence ATGGCCACCGACATCGTGATCCCAGCGCTTGGCGAATCGATCACCGAAGGCGTGATCGCGTCCTGGCTCATCGCCGACGGGCAGTTCGTCGAGCGCGACCAGCCGGTCCTCGAGCTCGAGACCGACAAGATCACGATGGAGCTGCCTGCGCCCGCCGCCGGCACGGTGTCGCACAAGGCGGCCGAGGGCGACACGGTGCAGGTCGGCTCGGTCGTCGGGGCGATCGACGAGTCGGCGAGCAAGCCCGCCGGCGCGCCCCAGAAGGCCGCGGAACCGGCGAGCGAGAAGAAGGCGCAGCCCGCCCCTGTCGGCGCAGGCGCGCCGGCCAAGCCGACAGGCGTCGCGACGCCCCCTGTCGCGGCCCCCGCCGCCCCTCAGAACGACCCGGCCAAGCACCAGCTCCCCGGGCGTCCCAACCGGGGACCGCTCGAGCATGCCGGCGGCGACGACGATGTCCACGCGACGCCCCTGGCGCGCAAGATCGCGCAGGAGCGCGGCGTCGATCTGCACTCCATCGCCGGCACCGGCCCCTCGGGCCGCGTGCGCGAGCAGGACGTGCTCGCGTTCATCCAGAGCCACCAGAACGGCGCGACGGCGTCCGCCGGCGCCCCCGGCGCCCCCGGGGCCCCCGCTGCCCCGGCGAAGAAGGGGTCGCGTTCGTCGTCGCGCGAGAAGATGACGCCCCTGCGCCAGCGCATCGCGACGCGCCTGGTCGAGGCGCAGCACACCGCCGCGATGCTCACGACCTTCAACGAGTGCGACATGAGCGGCGTGATGGCGCTTCGCTCGAAGCACAAGGAAGCGTTCGAGAAGCGCCACGGCATCGGGCTGGGGTTCATGTCCTTCTTCGTGAAGGCCGCGGTCTCGGCGCTGCAGAAGTACCAGCTCGTCAACGCGTTCATCGTCGAGGGCGAGAAGGGCCCCGAGGTCGAGAAGCACGACTACTGCGACATCGCGGTGGCGGTCGGCACGCCCAAGGGCTTGGTCGTTCCCGTGGTGCGCAACTGCGAGACGCTCTCGTTCGCCGGCGTCGAGTCGGCGATCAAGGACCTCGCGGTCAAGGCGCGCGACGGCAAGCTCACCCTCGAAGACATGCAGGGCGGCACCTTCACCATCAGCAACGGCGGCGTCTACGGCTCCATGATGAGCACGCCCATCCTCAACCCGCCCCAGAGCGGCATCCTGGGCATGCACAACATCATCCGGCGCCCCATCGAGAACCCCGACAAGCCGGGCAGCGGCGAGGTCGTCGTCCGCCCCATGATGTATCTGGCCCTCTCCTACGACCATCGCATCGTCGACGGCGCCGAGGCGGTCGGCTTCCTCAAGCACATCAAGGAGTGCATCGAGGACCCGGCGCGCCTGCTGTTCGACATGTGA
- a CDS encoding 2-oxoglutarate dehydrogenase E1 component — protein MGSAPKAVGRSLNGWNAEYLDAQYALYRQDPDSVPVDLRWFFEGFELARGELGSLEHGTFAGAGPSRAPSSAPQGQGASGHKVAAVAELIRQYRSQGHIAAAIDPFGRERPMPPLLSPYAHGLSDADLDTPFEAIGMSFDAPRPLREIVATLDQTYCGPIGVEFMHIEDDAERQWIAERLERTANRPSLSADDRRVLLNQLVAAESFEKFLHTRYPGEKRFSLEGSESLIPILHATVEECAEQGAEEIVMGMAHRGRLNVLRNILGKTNEQIFTEFEDTWEEDFVEGGGDVKYHRGYSGEYQTRAGKRLWLAMASNPSHLEAVGPVVLGRTRGKQRTKGDADRTRVIPVIIHGDAAMIGQGVVAESLNFSQLPGYFVGGSIHVVINNLIGFTTSPEYSRSSRYCTDVAKIIQAPVFHVNGEDPEACLHVARLAVEYRQRFRKDIFIDMLCYRRWGHNESDEPSFTQPLLYDLINKKPSAMKTYAERLLAEKVITEDEMSSVRAELDAAYDKAQVASRSKPFDPTIDPGSRKWQGFGKAYSHAPVQTGVPLSELQEVARAMGRAPEGFHVHRKLKRLLEQRAAAADSLDAEIDYATAESLAYGSLLVEGTPVRLSGQDSRRGTFSQRHALLRDVETGAEYMPLNFIREVGDPQTDRVVGEPGADGKPRQARLCVYDSPLSEEACMGFEYGYSLTDPHQLVLWEAQFGDFVNGAQIQIDQFIASAEIKWQRWSGLVLLLPHGYEGQGPEHSSARLERFLQLCGDDNYQVVYPSTAAQVFHLLRRQVRRPFRKPLVVMTPKSMLRVNTSVVRELVEGRFQELIDDPAFDPSLAAGDKDRADREASRKQVSRVIFCSGKFFHELRERRDAIGRRDVAIVRVEQLYPLHEQMLRDILGRYPAGAEVVWAQEEPRNAGAYRFMEAMLREKTGGRVTNVNYIGRSDSSTPAVGSKRKHKEQQEAILVSAIGPKPGEKNAPTAVEIEGVMDESAEMEGAPKEPSPSSARPAAASNARRQ, from the coding sequence ATGGGTTCCGCACCGAAGGCCGTCGGCCGCTCCCTGAACGGTTGGAACGCCGAGTATCTCGACGCGCAGTATGCCCTGTACCGCCAGGACCCGGACTCCGTCCCGGTCGACCTGCGCTGGTTCTTCGAGGGCTTCGAACTGGCGCGTGGGGAACTCGGATCCCTTGAACACGGCACCTTCGCAGGGGCTGGTCCCTCGCGCGCCCCGTCGTCTGCGCCGCAGGGCCAGGGCGCGAGCGGGCACAAGGTCGCCGCCGTCGCCGAGCTGATCCGTCAGTACCGGTCGCAGGGCCACATCGCCGCGGCGATCGATCCCTTCGGGCGCGAGCGCCCCATGCCGCCCCTGCTGTCGCCCTACGCCCACGGGCTGAGCGACGCCGACCTCGACACGCCCTTCGAGGCGATCGGGATGTCCTTCGACGCGCCCCGCCCCCTGCGCGAGATCGTCGCGACGCTGGACCAGACCTATTGCGGGCCCATCGGCGTCGAGTTCATGCACATCGAGGACGACGCGGAGCGCCAGTGGATCGCTGAGCGCCTCGAGCGCACCGCCAACCGGCCTTCGCTGAGCGCCGACGACCGGCGCGTGCTCCTGAACCAGCTGGTCGCGGCCGAGTCGTTCGAGAAGTTCCTGCACACGCGCTACCCGGGCGAGAAGCGGTTCTCTCTGGAAGGCAGCGAGTCGCTGATCCCCATCCTGCACGCGACGGTCGAAGAGTGTGCCGAACAGGGCGCCGAAGAGATCGTCATGGGCATGGCCCATCGCGGGCGTCTCAACGTGCTGCGCAACATCCTGGGGAAGACGAACGAGCAGATCTTCACCGAGTTCGAAGACACCTGGGAAGAGGACTTCGTCGAGGGCGGCGGCGATGTGAAGTACCACCGGGGCTACTCCGGCGAGTACCAGACCCGCGCCGGCAAACGCCTCTGGCTCGCGATGGCCAGCAACCCCAGCCACCTCGAGGCGGTCGGCCCCGTCGTGCTCGGGCGCACCCGCGGCAAGCAGCGCACCAAGGGCGACGCCGATCGCACGCGCGTCATCCCCGTGATCATCCACGGCGACGCGGCCATGATCGGCCAGGGAGTCGTCGCGGAATCGCTGAACTTCTCGCAGCTGCCCGGCTATTTCGTGGGCGGCTCGATCCACGTCGTCATCAACAACCTCATCGGGTTCACGACCTCTCCCGAGTACAGCCGCTCCTCGCGCTACTGCACCGATGTCGCCAAGATCATCCAGGCGCCGGTGTTCCACGTGAACGGCGAAGACCCGGAGGCGTGCCTGCACGTCGCGCGCCTCGCGGTCGAGTACCGCCAGCGCTTCCGCAAGGACATCTTCATCGACATGCTGTGCTACCGGCGCTGGGGCCACAACGAGAGCGACGAGCCCTCGTTCACCCAGCCGCTGCTGTACGACCTGATCAACAAGAAGCCCAGCGCGATGAAGACCTACGCCGAGCGCCTGCTCGCGGAGAAGGTCATCACCGAGGACGAGATGTCGAGCGTGCGCGCCGAGCTGGACGCGGCGTACGACAAGGCGCAGGTCGCGTCGCGCTCCAAGCCGTTCGATCCGACGATCGATCCCGGAAGCCGCAAGTGGCAGGGCTTTGGCAAGGCCTACAGCCACGCGCCGGTGCAGACGGGCGTCCCGCTGTCGGAGCTGCAGGAGGTGGCCCGCGCCATGGGTCGCGCGCCCGAGGGGTTCCACGTCCATCGCAAGCTGAAGCGACTGCTCGAGCAGCGCGCCGCCGCCGCCGACTCGCTCGACGCCGAGATTGACTACGCGACCGCTGAGTCGCTGGCGTACGGGTCGCTGCTGGTCGAGGGCACGCCGGTGCGTCTGTCGGGCCAGGACAGCCGTCGCGGGACCTTCAGCCAGCGCCACGCGCTGCTGCGCGACGTCGAGACGGGCGCCGAGTACATGCCGCTGAACTTCATCCGCGAGGTGGGCGACCCCCAGACCGACCGCGTGGTGGGCGAGCCGGGCGCCGACGGGAAGCCCCGCCAGGCGCGCCTGTGCGTGTACGACTCGCCGCTGTCTGAAGAGGCGTGCATGGGGTTCGAGTACGGGTACTCGCTGACCGACCCGCACCAGCTGGTGCTGTGGGAGGCGCAGTTCGGCGACTTCGTGAACGGCGCGCAGATCCAGATCGATCAGTTCATCGCGTCGGCCGAGATCAAGTGGCAGCGCTGGAGCGGGCTCGTGCTGCTCCTGCCCCACGGCTACGAGGGCCAGGGCCCCGAGCACTCCTCGGCGCGTCTGGAGCGTTTCCTGCAGCTCTGCGGCGACGACAACTACCAGGTCGTGTACCCCTCGACCGCGGCGCAGGTCTTCCACCTGCTGCGCAGGCAGGTTCGTCGCCCGTTCCGCAAGCCGCTGGTGGTGATGACCCCCAAGAGCATGCTGCGCGTGAACACGAGCGTCGTGCGCGAGCTGGTCGAGGGTCGCTTCCAGGAGCTGATCGACGACCCGGCGTTCGACCCGTCGCTGGCGGCGGGGGACAAGGACCGCGCCGATCGCGAGGCGTCTCGCAAGCAGGTCTCGCGCGTGATCTTCTGTTCGGGCAAGTTTTTCCACGAGCTGCGCGAGCGCCGCGACGCGATCGGTCGCCGGGATGTCGCGATCGTGCGCGTCGAGCAGCTCTACCCGCTGCACGAGCAGATGCTGCGGGACATCCTGGGTCGCTACCCGGCCGGCGCCGAGGTGGTGTGGGCGCAGGAGGAGCCGCGCAACGCTGGCGCGTACCGCTTCATGGAGGCGATGCTGCGCGAGAAGACGGGGGGTCGCGTGACCAATGTGAACTACATCGGGCGCAGCGACTCGTCGACCCCGGCCGTCGGCTCCAAGCGCAAGCACAAGGAGCAGCAGGAGGCGATCCTGGTGAGCGCGATCGGCCCCAAGCCCGGCGAGAAGAACGCGCCGACGGCGGTGGAGATCGAGGGCGTCATGGACGAGTCGGCCGAGATGGAGGGCGCCCCGAAGGAGCCGTCCCCCTCGTCGGCCCGTCCGGCGGCGGCGTCGAACGCGCGCCGGCAGTGA
- a CDS encoding phosphate ABC transporter substrate-binding protein translates to MHKFLSLLAVVGIAALSAAPVAAQIRVDPALPEYTPVQGVSGSLKSVGSDTMNNEMTLWAEGFLGFYPNVSIEIEGKGSSTAPAALIAGTAQFGPMSREMKGKEIDDFEKKYGYKPTGLASSIDMLAVYVHKDNPIAQKGLTLQQVDAIFSKSRRGGHPNDIRTWGDLGLTGEWANRPISLYGRNAASGTYGYFKEVALFGGDYKDEVKEQPGSSSVVQGVATDKFAIGYSGIGYMTADVRAVPLAANSGQTPVTATPENAYSGEYPLARFLYVYINHRPGAQLDPLRREFVKYIFSRQGQEDVVRDGYFPVTNVVAQEQLRSVGIR, encoded by the coding sequence ATGCACAAGTTCCTCAGCCTTCTTGCCGTCGTGGGCATCGCCGCCCTTTCCGCCGCCCCGGTCGCGGCCCAGATCCGCGTCGACCCCGCGCTGCCCGAGTACACCCCGGTCCAGGGCGTGTCCGGGTCGCTCAAGAGCGTCGGCTCTGACACCATGAACAACGAGATGACCCTCTGGGCCGAGGGCTTCCTGGGCTTCTACCCCAACGTCAGCATCGAGATCGAGGGCAAGGGCTCCTCGACCGCTCCCGCCGCACTCATCGCGGGCACCGCCCAGTTCGGGCCCATGAGCCGCGAGATGAAGGGCAAGGAGATCGACGACTTCGAGAAGAAGTACGGCTACAAGCCCACCGGCCTCGCCTCCAGCATCGACATGCTCGCGGTCTATGTCCACAAGGACAACCCGATCGCCCAGAAGGGCCTCACCCTCCAGCAGGTCGACGCCATCTTCTCCAAGTCCCGTCGCGGCGGGCACCCCAACGACATCCGCACCTGGGGCGACCTGGGTCTCACCGGCGAGTGGGCCAACCGCCCCATCTCCCTCTACGGGCGTAACGCCGCCTCCGGCACCTACGGGTACTTCAAGGAAGTCGCCCTCTTCGGCGGCGACTACAAGGATGAGGTCAAGGAGCAGCCCGGCTCGTCGTCCGTCGTCCAGGGCGTCGCGACCGACAAGTTCGCCATTGGCTACTCCGGCATCGGCTACATGACCGCCGACGTCCGAGCCGTCCCCCTCGCCGCAAACAGCGGCCAGACCCCCGTCACCGCGACCCCGGAGAACGCCTACTCTGGCGAGTATCCCCTCGCCCGCTTCCTCTATGTCTACATCAACCACCGCCCCGGCGCGCAGCTCGACCCCCTCCGCCGCGAGTTCGTGAAGTACATCTTCTCTCGCCAGGGCCAGGAGGACGTCGTCCGTGACGGCTACTTCCCCGTCACCAACGTCGTCGCGCAGGAGCAGCTCCGCTCCGTCGGCATCCGCTGA
- a CDS encoding ABC transporter permease subunit yields the protein MTDTQRDAKPDRSRKTSLRVLLSDRIARAVIAIGGIGTIAAVLTVGVYLVWVAVPLFFPSRVGEAEVLTRVESFEPNGMARLGIDEYENLSWLLLPDGSFEISRLDTGDLLERVSPTGDVVPTAFAHHQQASQIAFGFADGTVRLGSIGFQYTFVDLDDAPEALRSLERGQVGADGPSLYQRVNDEQFRVQRFRVELGEPATLSEGHAVRLLDLSVRPLGPILSAFTSDGALHIKVISQRRNMLTGRTTISLLGGQVSLSDEVSGRGEPKALMLTGVADNVFIVWADGQLLRYDIRDATAPSLTEVVDVIPEEGARLATLSFLLGKASIAVGDTKGNIGVWFRVKPDSSPNPDGSDLVRAHFFPGLGSPVTTLGVSHRTRKVVAGFEDGTIALFQVTATRELARASSPGNAPVKLLAMAPKEGSIFGIADASMLRWNIDAAHASITPASIFGRVWYEGYEGPRHVWQSSSGTDDFEPKYGLVPLIFGTIKATVYSLLFGAPLALLAAIYTSEFLNPRTRLRIKPLIEMMASLPSVVLGFLAALVFAPFVENVVPQVLALFLTLPITLLAGAHLVQLLPERMMRSADRARLPLMLLCLPLSVALAMGVGPLFESLFFSGDIKLWLDGQVGNGAGGWLLLLIPLCGVTVAFGSARFVRPLLRAKGGGWSRRRLAVASLGVFVGAVVATLAIAIAISQGLAAVDLDPRGSFVDTYVQRNALVVGFVMGFAIIPIIYTLAEDALSSVPEHLRSASLGAGATPWQTATRVVIPVAMSGLFSALMIGFGRAVGETMIVLMAAGNTPVMDWNIFNGFRTLSANIAVELPEAVRGSTHYRMLFLAALALFVMTFIVNTFAELIRQRFRKRAFQL from the coding sequence ATGACCGACACCCAGCGTGACGCGAAACCCGATCGTTCGCGCAAGACCTCGCTCAGGGTCCTGCTTTCCGACCGGATCGCTCGCGCCGTCATCGCCATCGGAGGCATCGGCACCATCGCCGCCGTCCTCACCGTGGGCGTCTACCTCGTCTGGGTCGCGGTCCCCCTCTTCTTCCCCTCCAGGGTCGGAGAGGCAGAAGTCCTCACACGCGTCGAGTCCTTCGAACCCAACGGCATGGCCCGACTGGGCATCGACGAGTACGAGAACCTCTCCTGGCTCCTCCTGCCCGACGGCAGCTTCGAGATCTCGCGACTCGACACCGGGGATCTGCTCGAGCGCGTCTCCCCCACCGGCGATGTCGTCCCCACCGCCTTCGCGCACCACCAGCAGGCGTCGCAGATCGCTTTCGGCTTCGCCGACGGCACCGTGCGCCTCGGCTCCATCGGTTTCCAGTACACCTTCGTCGACCTCGACGACGCCCCGGAAGCCCTCCGTTCGCTCGAGCGCGGCCAGGTCGGCGCCGACGGACCCTCTCTCTACCAGCGCGTCAACGACGAGCAGTTCCGCGTCCAGCGCTTCCGCGTCGAACTGGGCGAGCCGGCCACGCTGAGCGAGGGCCACGCCGTCCGACTCCTCGACCTCTCGGTCCGCCCGCTCGGGCCCATCCTCTCGGCGTTCACCTCCGACGGCGCGCTGCACATCAAGGTCATCTCCCAGCGGCGGAACATGCTCACCGGCAGGACGACCATCTCCCTCCTGGGCGGGCAGGTCTCCCTCTCCGACGAGGTCTCGGGACGCGGCGAGCCCAAGGCGCTCATGCTCACCGGCGTCGCCGACAACGTCTTCATCGTCTGGGCCGACGGGCAGCTGCTCCGCTACGACATCCGCGACGCGACCGCGCCCTCGCTCACCGAGGTCGTCGATGTCATCCCCGAAGAGGGCGCGCGTCTCGCCACGCTCTCCTTCCTGCTGGGCAAGGCGTCCATCGCCGTGGGCGACACCAAAGGCAACATCGGCGTCTGGTTCCGCGTCAAGCCCGACTCCTCGCCCAACCCCGACGGCTCCGACCTGGTCCGCGCGCACTTCTTCCCGGGGCTCGGCTCGCCGGTCACCACGCTGGGCGTGTCGCACCGCACGCGCAAGGTCGTCGCCGGCTTCGAGGACGGCACGATCGCGCTCTTCCAGGTGACCGCCACGCGCGAGCTGGCGCGCGCCTCCAGCCCCGGCAACGCGCCGGTCAAGCTCCTCGCGATGGCGCCCAAAGAGGGCTCGATCTTCGGCATCGCGGACGCCTCGATGCTCCGCTGGAACATCGACGCCGCCCACGCCTCGATCACCCCTGCATCGATCTTCGGGCGCGTCTGGTACGAGGGCTACGAGGGGCCCCGCCACGTGTGGCAGTCCTCGTCGGGCACCGACGACTTCGAGCCCAAGTACGGGCTCGTTCCCCTCATCTTCGGCACGATCAAGGCCACCGTGTACTCGCTGCTGTTCGGCGCGCCCCTCGCGCTGCTCGCGGCGATCTACACCAGCGAGTTCCTCAACCCGCGCACGCGCCTGCGCATCAAGCCGCTCATCGAAATGATGGCGAGTCTGCCCAGCGTGGTGCTCGGGTTCCTCGCGGCGCTCGTCTTCGCGCCCTTCGTCGAGAACGTCGTCCCGCAGGTACTCGCGCTCTTCCTCACGCTCCCGATCACGCTGCTCGCCGGCGCGCACCTCGTGCAGCTGCTCCCCGAGCGGATGATGCGGAGCGCCGACCGCGCGCGCCTCCCGCTGATGCTGCTGTGCCTGCCGCTCTCCGTCGCGCTCGCGATGGGTGTGGGCCCGCTCTTCGAGTCGCTCTTCTTCTCGGGCGACATCAAGCTCTGGCTCGACGGGCAGGTCGGCAACGGCGCCGGGGGCTGGCTGCTGCTGCTCATCCCGCTCTGCGGCGTGACGGTCGCGTTCGGATCCGCCCGCTTCGTGCGCCCGCTGCTCCGCGCCAAGGGCGGCGGCTGGTCGCGCCGGCGTCTCGCGGTCGCGTCCCTGGGGGTGTTCGTCGGCGCCGTCGTCGCGACGCTCGCCATCGCGATCGCGATCTCGCAGGGCCTCGCCGCCGTCGACCTCGACCCGCGCGGCTCGTTCGTCGACACCTATGTCCAGCGCAACGCGCTGGTGGTCGGCTTCGTGATGGGCTTCGCGATCATCCCGATCATCTACACGCTCGCCGAGGACGCGCTGTCGAGCGTGCCCGAGCACCTGCGCTCCGCGTCGCTGGGCGCAGGCGCGACGCCCTGGCAGACCGCGACGCGCGTGGTCATCCCGGTCGCGATGTCGGGCCTGTTCTCGGCCCTCATGATCGGCTTCGGGCGCGCCGTGGGCGAGACCATGATCGTGCTCATGGCCGCCGGCAACACCCCGGTCATGGACTGGAACATCTTCAACGGCTTCCGCACGCTCTCGGCCAACATCGCCGTCGAGCTGCCCGAAGCGGTGCGAGGCAGCACGCACTACCGCATGCTCTTCCTCGCGGCGCTCGCCCTGTTCGTGATGACCTTCATCGTCAACACCTTCGCTGAACTCATCCGCCAGCGGTTCCGCAAGAGGGCCTTCCAGCTATGA
- the pstA gene encoding phosphate ABC transporter permease PstA: protein MSVQPQGQPAGTPSDAHARAMELRRSSASVNSMLAQGRPMLWVTGGALSVCIVMILGLLGLVLYQGASTFWPRAVTRVQLHDGRVFMGEVTRDGWYTPRQDEIDAFGDAGREAIAQSFEDHDGRAYRRLFRTANFDVSGSHFTWVSDYQVAEEDRPEWAILFERQSWGRFFGTPVAFILDGEQAATDPTEIWSLFRQNHPEVRARFAERVNIEKRQIGRINRAQERERLRLRDVEIRSGRDSAQYRERLERLQRIEADATERFGVYRQRINALNAENNRYALLMRTADGQEVTLRLSEIVRAFTPNRLSFADKVGVYLSRWREFLLDDPREANSEGGVWPAIFGTVTMTIIMSVAVVPFGVLAALYLREYAKGGVVVSAVRIAVNNLAGVPSIVFGVFGLGFFCYLMGGTIDQIFFQSKLPSPTFGTGGILWASLTLALLTLPVVIVATEEALAAVPSSMRDGSYACGASKWQTIKRIVLPRAMPGIMTGTILAMARGAGEVAPLMLVGAVKLAPELPIDSEFPFIHPERSFMHLGFHIFDLGFQSQNSEAAKPMVFTTTLLLIFLIATLNLTAIALRGRLRRKFKSAAF from the coding sequence ATGAGCGTCCAGCCACAGGGACAGCCCGCCGGGACCCCCTCCGACGCGCACGCACGCGCGATGGAGCTGCGCCGCTCGTCGGCGTCGGTGAACTCCATGCTCGCCCAGGGGCGCCCCATGCTCTGGGTCACCGGCGGCGCGCTCTCGGTCTGCATCGTGATGATCCTCGGCCTCCTCGGGCTCGTCCTCTACCAGGGCGCCTCGACCTTCTGGCCAAGGGCCGTGACGCGCGTGCAGCTCCACGACGGGCGCGTCTTCATGGGCGAGGTCACGCGCGACGGGTGGTACACCCCCCGCCAGGACGAGATCGACGCCTTCGGCGACGCCGGCAGAGAAGCGATCGCGCAATCCTTCGAGGACCACGACGGGCGCGCCTATCGACGGCTCTTCCGCACCGCCAATTTCGACGTCTCCGGGTCGCACTTCACCTGGGTCAGCGACTACCAGGTCGCCGAAGAAGACCGCCCCGAGTGGGCGATCCTCTTCGAGCGCCAGTCGTGGGGGCGCTTCTTCGGCACGCCCGTCGCGTTCATCCTCGACGGCGAGCAGGCCGCGACCGACCCCACCGAGATCTGGTCGCTTTTCCGTCAGAACCACCCCGAGGTGCGCGCCCGCTTCGCCGAGCGCGTGAACATCGAGAAGCGCCAGATCGGGCGCATCAACCGCGCCCAGGAGCGCGAGCGCCTCCGCCTGCGCGACGTCGAGATCCGCTCCGGACGCGACTCGGCGCAGTACCGCGAACGCCTCGAGCGCCTGCAGCGCATCGAGGCCGACGCGACCGAACGCTTCGGCGTCTACCGCCAGCGCATCAACGCGCTCAACGCCGAGAACAACCGCTACGCGCTGCTCATGCGCACCGCCGACGGGCAGGAGGTCACGCTCCGCCTCTCCGAGATCGTCCGCGCCTTCACGCCCAACCGGCTCTCGTTCGCCGACAAGGTCGGCGTCTACCTCTCGCGATGGAGAGAGTTCCTCCTCGACGACCCGCGCGAAGCCAACAGCGAGGGCGGCGTATGGCCCGCCATCTTCGGCACCGTCACGATGACCATCATCATGTCGGTCGCCGTCGTCCCCTTCGGCGTGCTCGCCGCCCTGTACCTCCGCGAATACGCCAAGGGCGGCGTCGTCGTCTCCGCCGTGCGCATCGCCGTCAACAACCTCGCCGGCGTGCCCTCCATCGTCTTTGGCGTCTTCGGCCTGGGCTTCTTCTGCTACCTGATGGGCGGGACCATCGACCAGATCTTCTTCCAGTCCAAGCTCCCCAGCCCCACCTTCGGCACCGGCGGCATCCTCTGGGCCTCGCTGACGCTCGCGCTGCTCACCCTCCCGGTCGTCATCGTCGCCACCGAAGAGGCCCTCGCCGCCGTCCCGTCCTCGATGCGCGACGGCTCCTACGCCTGCGGCGCCAGCAAGTGGCAGACGATCAAGCGCATCGTCCTCCCCCGAGCCATGCCCGGCATCATGACCGGCACGATCCTCGCCATGGCGCGCGGCGCCGGCGAGGTCGCCCCCCTCATGCTCGTGGGCGCCGTCAAACTCGCCCCCGAACTCCCCATCGACTCCGAGTTCCCCTTCATCCACCCCGAGCGCTCGTTCATGCACCTGGGCTTCCACATCTTCGACCTCGGCTTCCAGAGCCAGAACTCCGAGGCCGCCAAGCCCATGGTCTTCACCACCACACTCCTGCTCATCTTCCTCATCGCGACGCTCAACCTCACCGCCATCGCGCTGCGAGGCCGACTCCGCCGCAAGTTCAAGTCCGCCGCGTTCTGA